A DNA window from Argopecten irradians isolate NY chromosome 10, Ai_NY, whole genome shotgun sequence contains the following coding sequences:
- the LOC138333295 gene encoding alpha-endosulfine-like produces MSSEELSTEQMPVDQTETGSDSQEEQRESPTPKGEFVQPAPPKKMSTREEMLQEEKKEEKKLKSKYPNFNSKAGGSALLAKRMQQRKYFDSGDYMMAQAKVNNPKIPLAPKEKKMILQESIGDAIPTPENLPPRKASIATSKLASGQLAGPLI; encoded by the exons ATGTCTTCGGAAGAATTGTCAACCGAACAAATGCCAGTCGACCAAACTGAAACTGGTAGCGACAGTCAAGAAGAACAGAGAGAATCACCTACGCCGAAAGGGGAGTTCGTTCAACCAGCACCCCCCAAGAAGATGTCAACACGG GAGGAAATGCTTcaggaagaaaagaaagaagaaaagaaattaaagaGCAAAtatccaaactttaattccAAAGCTGGAGGATCTGCCTTGTTGGCTAAGAGGATGCAGCAGAGG AAATATTTTGATTCTGGCGATTACATGATGGCACAAGCAAAGGTGAACAACCCAAAAATTCCTCTTGCCCCAAAAGAAAAGAAGATGATATTACAAGAATCCATTGGTGACGCCATCCCAACTCCAGAAAATCTCCCTCCTCGCAAAGCCTCCATAGCCACAAGTAAACTTGCATCCGGACAGCTGGCTGGCCCACTGATATGA